Genomic DNA from Pseudomonas helmanticensis:
CCCAGGCTGAACAGATCATGAACACGGCCCAGCCGGATCAGCGCGCGGTGATCATCGGCGACAGCTTCATCGCCCTTGAGTGTGCCTCGGCCCTGCGCCAGCACGGTCTGGACGTTACGGTGCTGGCGCGCCATGCGATTCCCTTCGCCGCGCAATTCGGCGAAACCGTGGGCAAAGCGATTCGCACACTGCATGAAGAAAATGGCGTGAAGTTCATCAACGAGCACCAAGCCACGGAAATCATCGGCGACGGCAAGGTCGAGGCGGTGCTGCTGGACAATGGTTTGCGCCTTTCTGCGGATCTGGTGCTGGCAGGCATTGGCGTCCACCCCGCCACCGAGCCTTTTGCGTCATTGCCCAAGGAAAAAGATCAGTCGCTGCGCGTCGACGCCGGCATGCGCATCACCGCGGGGCTTTGGGCCATTGGCGACATCGCCACCTTCCCGCTGAACGGCCAGCCGCAGCGCATCGAACACTGGCGCCTGGCCCAGCAACACGCACGAATCGCTGCTGCCAACATGCTCGGTGGCGACGAACACTATCTTGATGTGCCGTACTTCTGGACCTGGCACTTCGGCAAGAATTACGACTACCTCGGCCACGCTGAGCATTGGGATGAAGTCGAGTTTCTGGGCGAGCCGGAGCACCCACCGTTTATTGGTCTGTTCGGCCGAAAGGGTGTTCTAGTCGCTGCAGTCGCCTGCGAAAAGGAACGCGCCATGGCCCTGCTGGCCGAACGCATGAAGCAACCCCTGCCCATGGAAGAAGCCTGGACCCTGATCCGCGACTGATAAAAACCCCTGTAGGAGCTGTTGATCGTTCCCACGCTCCTGCGTGGGAATGCAGCCCGTGACGCTCCGCGTCACTGGACGCGGAGCGTCCCAAGAGGCATTCCCACGCAGAGCGTGGGAACGATCAATCAGGGGTTTCGCCATCAGGAGAGACGGTTCACCGGTTCGCGGTTATCGTCGTCTTCGGCATGCAGGAAGATCACCCGTGGATGCTCCAGCGGTGCCAATGGCGGCGGCAATTCTTCCTGCTGCACCGGCCAGAAATGCGTCACCACATGACTGATATCGCCTTCCTGATCGTTGTGAATGGTCATCACCCCGGGCGTGCGCAGTTTCTGCAAACGGTCGTCACACAGTTTGAAGCTCTTGCTCAGCCCCTCATCATCGATCACCGGCGACGGCAACCGGCGCTGGGCGAAGCTGCGGCTCTTACGCTGCTGATAACGCGCCCAACCGATCAGAATCACCGCGTTGACCAGCGCCACCCACAGATATATCTGCAAAGTACCGAGTGCATCGAACGCCGAATTATCGATGCGCGCCCCGCCCGCATGGGGTTCGATCAATGGCCACAGACCACGGATCAGCAAGAACAACAGGCCCACCCACGCCACCACCGTAAGCACCACGTCGACCACGACGAGGAAAGGCCGCTGGCGAGTCCGGATGATTTTCATTTGATGACCTCCTCTTCGTCGTCGCCGATCGGCTTGATGCCCCGATCAGGACTGACCCAGCGCGCACGTTTCTGATGTTGGCCGAACAACACTTTCGGGAAGCTGACCAGCGTGGTCAGCAAACTGACAAACCAGAATGCAATCGGGTACCAGACCACCCAGAACATGGTCTTGCCCAACCCCGGCTCGTAGCGACGGTCGATGATGATGCTGACGGCGAATTGCACGAGGCAGACAAACGCCAGTAACAGCCCGGTGAACGCCGGCGGCATCAGGTGATGCACGGCGATGGCCTCGGGCAGCACCACGAATTTGCCGACGCCCCAGAAAATCACCGACAACAGGAAGGTAAACGCCCAACCGGTCGACAGGCAGTATTCGAACAGCAGCGGCCACAGGTAACGATGGCGGTACTGCCAGATGCCACGGATGTTCTTGAA
This window encodes:
- the pgaD gene encoding poly-beta-1,6-N-acetyl-D-glucosamine biosynthesis protein PgaD; amino-acid sequence: MKIIRTRQRPFLVVVDVVLTVVAWVGLLFLLIRGLWPLIEPHAGGARIDNSAFDALGTLQIYLWVALVNAVILIGWARYQQRKSRSFAQRRLPSPVIDDEGLSKSFKLCDDRLQKLRTPGVMTIHNDQEGDISHVVTHFWPVQQEELPPPLAPLEHPRVIFLHAEDDDNREPVNRLS
- a CDS encoding FAD-dependent oxidoreductase; protein product: MALHRVARIADVPQDRGLPVEIGDCKIVLLRAGDQLRAFQGECPHAGAPLADGALCHGRLICPWHKAAFRAEDGALCEPPALDSLKRYPLETRGDEVWVDDQPLADPHTPPADDSRTFVIVGAGAAGTACAAALREKGFGGRILMIDRETDAGYDRTVLSKFVLAGEMPAEEIPPLRDEAFYKEQRIERLHSEITSLDAQVKTLHLADGQILNYDAAVLATGGAPNRLELPGADLPQVFVLRSKAQAEQIMNTAQPDQRAVIIGDSFIALECASALRQHGLDVTVLARHAIPFAAQFGETVGKAIRTLHEENGVKFINEHQATEIIGDGKVEAVLLDNGLRLSADLVLAGIGVHPATEPFASLPKEKDQSLRVDAGMRITAGLWAIGDIATFPLNGQPQRIEHWRLAQQHARIAAANMLGGDEHYLDVPYFWTWHFGKNYDYLGHAEHWDEVEFLGEPEHPPFIGLFGRKGVLVAAVACEKERAMALLAERMKQPLPMEEAWTLIRD